A stretch of the Chanos chanos chromosome 1, fChaCha1.1, whole genome shotgun sequence genome encodes the following:
- the e2f7 gene encoding LOW QUALITY PROTEIN: transcription factor E2F7 (The sequence of the model RefSeq protein was modified relative to this genomic sequence to represent the inferred CDS: substituted 1 base at 1 genomic stop codon), which yields MDMACLTLKDLVSVRKSKAETDEDRITNDQKENLCLERRKMTPHKTEPTATVLNGRKPSSSELVHLTPIKHPERSYTDPWTPTANLKMLISAASPDMRDREMKKTLFRPIENEENPAEEEEDVELDDSCQFDAVEVGVDDFEKRPSRKQKSLGLLCQKFLALYPDYPDDSESISISLDEVALSLGVERRRIYDIVNVLESLMLVSRVAKNQYVWHGRPRLPQTLQELQQLGREQRYHVQMEQSTPSEQRDGAGTNNPQQSQNSFGSASRRKDKSLRIMSQKFVMLFLVSKTQTVTLDTAAKILIEESQDAASHSNYKTKVRRLYDIANVLTSLALIKKVHVREERGRKPAFKWIGPAEFHGNGGKGXVLDNARLTFAGGRREKLARHASFHVVPTSVATHRRISSAPSSPCREVTEPVDYSRKGAGNSAVCRLQFEDDTSVQPATEQTSPLPHASGLAPLAVPIHSEVPYATLPVASSFPPHLSTLSQTPVFVLCGGQAPETPSRVAERQKSPVSKENLRKRKNEREETGEMSKRDKRDESGIRETEQREREGDAGMDRACPGHSNGPPRGEAVSRGLRDGEMQGSGPHDIPPLSHYIYVPNTAGLNSLNFLLPAGHSPGSVGLSSGAVPALAVPYVLVPSSAISPYPLIANAIPTVCGEAHSNVNFSSAAMVPSAHFVMGAEAFSVGGTVEPSGPTGGVHSSPEQPRTSGSALPLSPLSAHRQPVSLKQAEPHTPLTPKEAEAAGSKAFFQTPGTLAPESGPSVRRRGSAQRRLDIGHPAAN from the exons ATGGACATGGCATGTTTAACGCTGAAGGATCTTGTAAGCGTGAGGAAAAGTAAGGCAGAAACAGACGAGGACCGAATCACGAATGACCAGAAG GAGAACCTTTGCTTGGAAAGAAGGAAAATGACTCCACACAAGACTGAACCAACAGCAACTGTACTGAATGGCAGGAAGCCCTCATCATCAGAGCTGGTACATCTTACACCCATTAAACACCCTGAACGATCCTACACTGATCCCTGGACGCCCACAGCCAACCTGAAGATGCTGATCAGTGCTGCGAGCCCCGATATGCGAGACCGTGAGATGAAGAAGACTCTGTTCAGACCCATTGAGAATGAGGAGAACCccgcagaggaagaggaggatgtgGAACTGGATGACTCATGTCAG TTTGATGCTGTGGAAGTTGGGGTGGATGACTTTGAGAAGAGGCCCAGTCGGAAGCAGAAAAGCCTGGGGCTATTGTGCCAGAAATTTCTGGCTCTTTACCCTGATTATCCAGATGACTCCGAGAGTATCAGTATCTCCCTGGATGAGGTGGCCCTGAGTTTGG GTGTGGAACGGAGGCGAATCTATGATATTGTGAATGTGCTGGAGTCTTTGATGCTGGTCAGCCGAGTAGCTAAAAATCAATACGTGTGGCACGGGCGCCCACGCCTCCCACAGACTCTGCAGGAGCTGCAGCAGCTGGGTCGAGAACAGCGTTACCATGTACAGATGGAGCAGAGCACACCGTCTGAGCAGAGAGACGGAGCAGGCACAAATAACCCTCAACAAAGTCAGAACAGTTTCG GTTCTGCCAGCAGGAGGAAAGATAAGTCGCTGCGTATCATGAGCCAGAAGTTTGTAATGCTGTTCTTGGTGTCTAAGACTCAGACTGTTACCTTGGATACAGCTGCTAAAATTCTCATTGAGGAGAGTCAAGATGCAGCCAGCCACAGCAATTACAAAA CTAAAGTACGACGTCTGTATGACATCGCCAATGTCCTGACCAGCCTAGCGCTCATCAAGAAAGTTCACGTTCGAGAAGAGAGGGGGCGGAAGCCAGCCTTCAAATGGATCGGGCCGGCAGAGTTCCATGGCAACGGCGGTAAGGGCTGA GTCCTCGATAATGCCCGGTTGACTTTTGCAGGTGGCCGGAGAGAAAAGTTGGCACGTCATGCCTCTTTTCATGTAGTGCCCACCTCTGTGGCCACCCACAGACGCATCAGCTCAGCCCCCAGCTCCCCCTGCAGAGAGGTGACAG AACCGGTGGATTACTCCAGAAAGGGTGCTGGCAATAGTGCAGTATGCCGTTTGCAGTTTGAAGACGATACCAG TGTCCAGCCCGCCACAGAACAGACTAGTCCTTTGCCACATGCCTCAGGATTGGCACCACTGGCAGTGCCCATCCATTCTGAAGTGCCCTATGCAACTCTCCCTGTCGCCTCTTCGTTCCCCCCGCACCTGTCCACTCTGTCCCAGAcccctgtgtttgtgctgtgtgggGGTCAAGCTCCAGAGACGCCCAGCAGGGTTGCTGAGAGGCAAAAGTCACCTGTCTCTAAGGAAAacctgagaaagaggaagaacgagagagaggagactggtGAGATGAGTAAAAGAGACAAGCGGGATGAATCTGGAATACGTGAGACTGAACAG AGGGAGCGCGAGGGTGACGCTGGGATGGACAGGGCATGTCCTGGCCACTCTAACGGTCCGCCCAGGGGGGAGGCTGTGTCCAGAGGCCTTAGAGATGGAGAAATGCAGGGATCTGGTCCTCATGACataccccccctctctcattaCATCTATGTGCCCAACACTGCAG GTCTAAACAGCTTGAACTTCCTCCTCCCTGCGGGCCATTCACCCGGAAGTGTGGGATTATCGTCAGGCGCCGTGCCCGCGCTAGCTGTGCCTTATGTTCTGGTGCCATCCTCAGCTATCTCTCCCTACCCTCTAATTGCCAATGCCATACCCACAGTGTGCGGTGAAGCTCATAGCAATGTGAACTTCAGTAGCGCTGCCATGGTCCCTTCGGCACACTTTGTGATGGGAGCAGAGGCATTCTCTGTAGGAGGAACTGTGGAACCCAGTGGGCCAACAGGAGGAGTCCACTCCAGTCCAGAACAGCCCAGGACCAGTGGATCAGCTCTACCTCTGTCCCCTCTGTCTGCACACAGACAGCCTGTCAGCCTCAAACAAGCTGAGCCACAC ACCCCACTGACTCCAAAGGAGGCGGAGGCAGCAGGCTCCAAGGCGTTCTTCCAGACACCAGGAACCCTGGCACCAGAGTCTGGTCCGTCCGTACGCAGGAGAGGATCTGCCCAGAGGAGGCTGGACATCGGTCACCCTGCAGCCAATTAG